From Afipia carboxidovorans OM5, one genomic window encodes:
- a CDS encoding DUF736 domain-containing protein: MPQIGTFTKTKTGFSGSVRTLALDVELTIRTAEKSDADNAPDHRIFAANDLEVGAAWNRSGEKAGDYLSIRIDDPTFTQPLHAALFQSEADAKVWNLMWNRPSKRDDKG, from the coding sequence ATGCCCCAGATCGGCACGTTCACGAAGACCAAGACCGGCTTCAGCGGCAGCGTTCGCACGCTCGCGCTCGACGTCGAGCTGACCATTCGCACGGCCGAGAAATCCGACGCCGACAACGCGCCGGACCATCGCATCTTCGCCGCCAATGACCTCGAAGTCGGCGCTGCCTGGAATCGTAGCGGCGAGAAGGCCGGCGACTATCTGTCGATCCGCATCGACGATCCGACCTTCACCCAGCCGCTGCACGCCGCGCTGTTCCAGTCCGAGGCCGACGCCAAGGTCTGGAATCTGATGTGGAACCGGCCGTCGAAGCGCGACGACAAGGGCTGA
- a CDS encoding lytic transglycosylase domain-containing protein, with protein sequence MASRAGGSCALLSSIMATLIACGVIVAAASCASADPPPTRRVSTAGTVDPWAAHIAEAAKRFTIPERWIRAVMTVESSGDRTARSPKGAMGLMQIMPKTWNELHARYGLGSDPWQPRANIMAGAAYLREMHDRYGSIVAMLAAYNAGPTRYDAHLANGRALPAETVEYVAKIASMIGGKVPVMRMAGIASRRSWSRGPIFVGRSAVHPDDGSTMSDLPSGRLSSAPAIVDLSALMPLSDDLFVRRPHADGEQR encoded by the coding sequence ATGGCGTCTCGGGCTGGCGGTTCTTGCGCTCTCCTGTCGTCGATCATGGCGACGTTGATCGCGTGCGGCGTAATCGTTGCCGCCGCATCTTGTGCGTCGGCCGATCCGCCGCCCACACGTCGCGTCTCGACCGCCGGAACGGTCGATCCTTGGGCGGCGCATATCGCAGAGGCGGCGAAGCGTTTCACCATTCCCGAACGCTGGATACGCGCGGTCATGACCGTCGAAAGCTCCGGCGACCGGACCGCGCGATCGCCCAAGGGCGCGATGGGCCTGATGCAGATCATGCCGAAGACGTGGAACGAACTGCACGCGCGGTACGGCCTCGGCAGCGATCCCTGGCAGCCGCGCGCCAACATCATGGCCGGCGCGGCTTACCTGCGCGAGATGCACGATCGCTACGGCTCGATCGTCGCGATGCTCGCCGCCTATAATGCAGGTCCGACGCGCTACGACGCACACCTTGCGAACGGCCGCGCGCTGCCGGCCGAGACCGTCGAATACGTCGCGAAGATCGCGTCGATGATCGGCGGCAAGGTGCCTGTCATGCGGATGGCCGGCATCGCCTCGCGTCGATCTTGGTCCCGCGGACCGATCTTCGTCGGGCGATCCGCCGTTCATCCCGACGACGGTTCGACGATGTCCGATCTTCCTTCCGGCCGACTATCGAGCGCACCTGCGATCGTCGATCTGTCGGCGCTCATGCCGCTGTCCGATGATCTCTTCGTGCGAAGGCCGCACGCCGATGGAGAACAGCGATGA